The following proteins are co-located in the Siansivirga zeaxanthinifaciens CC-SAMT-1 genome:
- a CDS encoding helix-turn-helix domain-containing protein — MKKYNSIGELFIDYRKFYNLSQTDFANLINVDLRTVQRWEKDLNLIKSEKEEDIVLATLMPYQLVHNLNATIPIPTFYNFKTRKYSLSGQNIELPKLGWYLDQIDIESNNLRTIDFDFDIKHLEQFIDSQKRDNTYVNYDLIKEATRLLPELNFVFTGKSGYYAGHCIVLPINEATYENLKTRKISNKDLRASNLINYKNLERPIFYRYDITGDSNDSVFYIMAKFFRFFRNMENKNYLFCGYTERDDNYKLNLQVGLNIVWEDKILQKELELDYPPRFLEGDFNAYLSSIE; from the coding sequence ATGAAAAAATACAACTCTATTGGAGAGCTGTTTATAGACTATAGGAAATTCTACAATTTATCGCAAACAGATTTTGCAAACCTTATTAATGTAGATTTAAGAACTGTGCAGCGATGGGAAAAAGATTTAAACTTAATTAAATCTGAAAAAGAAGAAGATATAGTACTTGCTACTTTAATGCCTTACCAATTGGTGCATAATTTAAATGCAACCATACCAATACCTACATTTTATAATTTTAAAACCAGAAAATATTCGCTATCGGGGCAAAACATCGAGTTACCTAAATTAGGTTGGTATTTGGATCAAATTGATATCGAATCAAATAATTTGAGAACTATAGACTTTGATTTTGATATTAAACATTTAGAGCAATTTATAGATTCTCAAAAAAGAGATAACACCTATGTAAACTACGATTTAATTAAAGAAGCCACTAGATTGCTTCCGGAATTAAATTTTGTATTTACAGGAAAATCTGGGTATTATGCTGGCCATTGCATTGTATTACCAATAAACGAAGCTACTTACGAAAATTTAAAAACCAGAAAAATTTCTAATAAAGATTTAAGAGCCTCAAATTTAATTAATTATAAAAATTTAGAACGCCCTATATTTTACCGATATGATATCACCGGCGACTCAAACGACAGTGTTTTTTATATTATGGCTAAATTTTTTAGATTTTTTAGAAATATGGAAAACAAAAATTATTTATTCTGTGGCTACACCGAAAGAGATGATAATTATAAATTAAACTTACAGGTAGGACTTAACATTGTGTGGGAAGATAAAATATTACAAAAAGAACTCGAATTAGATTATCCACCACGATTTTTAGAAGGCGATTTTAACGCTTATTTATCTAGCATTGAATAA
- a CDS encoding helix-turn-helix domain-containing protein, with protein sequence MTLYLKFDFHEVCNKVLLNQLETHDIKHKMVAFGEVEILENQDSEKYKRFTDSLKNFHIEIVGNQKSILVEKIKDTIIDMVFNEETVVNVKTSAYLADKLEHSYGYLSNLFSEVTYTSIENFLIIQKIEYAKQLIIKGDLSLTEIAFKLDYSSVAHLSTQFKNTTGITPTAFQRIITKRRALKN encoded by the coding sequence ATGACGTTATACTTAAAGTTTGATTTTCATGAAGTTTGCAATAAAGTACTATTAAACCAACTAGAAACACACGATATAAAGCACAAAATGGTTGCTTTTGGTGAAGTTGAAATTTTAGAAAATCAGGATTCAGAGAAATACAAACGTTTTACAGACAGCCTAAAAAACTTTCACATTGAAATTGTAGGAAACCAAAAAAGTATCTTAGTAGAGAAAATAAAAGATACTATAATCGATATGGTTTTTAACGAGGAAACCGTTGTTAATGTAAAAACTTCGGCTTATTTGGCCGATAAACTCGAACATAGTTACGGGTATTTGTCTAATTTGTTTTCTGAAGTCACTTACACCTCTATCGAAAACTTTTTAATTATTCAAAAAATAGAGTACGCAAAACAGCTTATTATTAAAGGAGATTTAAGCTTAACTGAAATTGCCTTTAAACTCGATTATTCGAGCGTGGCACATTTAAGCACACAATTTAAAAATACAACAGGCATCACTCCTACTGCGTTTCAACGTATAATAACAAAACGTAGAGCGCTTAAAAATTAA
- a CDS encoding YtxH domain-containing protein yields the protein MKTGNTLLGLAAGIALGASLGILFAPDKGKKTRKKIKNKAIDKKEELKKSLDDMLDTVSDKYKSFKENSEEYIAKEKEALKEKIIETTEKA from the coding sequence ATGAAAACAGGAAACACATTATTAGGACTTGCAGCTGGAATTGCACTAGGTGCTTCATTAGGCATTTTATTCGCTCCAGATAAAGGAAAAAAAACAAGAAAAAAAATTAAAAACAAAGCCATCGATAAGAAAGAAGAATTAAAGAAAAGCTTAGACGATATGCTAGATACTGTATCAGACAAATACAAATCTTTTAAAGAAAACAGCGAAGAATACATTGCTAAAGAAAAAGAGGCTTTAAAAGAAAAAATTATTGAAACGACTGAGAAAGCATAA
- a CDS encoding response regulator has translation MQNEHIHIILADDDEDDRLFFTEAFDELKINTKVQTYKDGVYLMDYLNSESCIIPQVLFLDLNMPRKNGMECLKEIKENSKFKDMAIAIYSTSASEEDIENTFVYGANIYIKKPNSFKLLKKTLNQVVTINWQYHTNSLNKDNFLLRL, from the coding sequence ATGCAAAACGAACACATACATATAATATTAGCCGACGACGACGAAGATGATCGTTTGTTTTTTACCGAAGCTTTCGATGAATTAAAAATAAATACCAAAGTGCAAACATATAAAGATGGTGTCTATTTGATGGATTATTTAAATTCAGAATCCTGTATTATTCCTCAAGTGTTGTTTTTAGATTTAAACATGCCAAGAAAAAATGGTATGGAATGTTTAAAAGAAATAAAAGAAAACAGTAAATTTAAAGACATGGCCATTGCCATATATTCTACTTCGGCCTCGGAGGAAGATATAGAAAACACCTTTGTATATGGTGCTAACATTTATATAAAAAAGCCCAATAGTTTTAAATTGTTAAAAAAAACACTCAACCAGGTGGTAACTATTAACTGGCAATACCATACAAACAGTTTAAACAAAGACAACTTTTTACTAAGACTATAA
- a CDS encoding sensor histidine kinase, which produces MPKRLLKSSGFIKTIFYASAFIILVVGGLTYRSMRDLNKASDLVTHTYKINVELEQILSYLKDAETAQRGFIITNDPIYLEPYDSGRENINNSFAELKALTLGNEVQQKNLKELSVLIDKRIDAFDKSFRFSAVTNLENPNFKEYFLQGKKLMDEARLKVENMIRYENDILKERQKIYKENSQITPLFLYLLLLISLLLMFLAYNRIIENLKKQEKTNQQLTLFKESANQSEIVSKHGNWVWNLNSNTFSFSDNLYRLLGEAPQSFEPNLENFYKYVHPEDLAMLQLDLEKMKNENDQPFLLFRIINKNKDIKHLKAYAKIIINSEGEKQLIGTTTDITDEIESVKLLEQRNLELERNNKELSAFNYVASHDLQEPLRKIQTFLSRLEDKEANTLSESGLKYIERIKVASSRMRLLIDDLLQFSRTNKADKVFVKSDINNLIEDAKQDLAEIILEEKAVFNMASIPEINVIPFQIQQLFANLISNSLKYKSPERIPEISIKYKKVKSAKDSKLSNAPKGSYHKITYKDNGIGFNNAYSEKIFILFNRLHNKDEYTGTGIGLSICKKIVENHQGYIFAKGKPQVGATFFIYLPFNK; this is translated from the coding sequence ATGCCTAAAAGACTCTTAAAATCTTCAGGTTTTATTAAAACAATTTTCTATGCGAGTGCTTTTATTATTCTTGTAGTAGGTGGTCTTACCTACCGCAGTATGAGAGATTTAAACAAGGCTTCAGACTTGGTTACTCACACTTATAAAATAAATGTAGAACTCGAACAAATACTCTCCTATTTAAAAGATGCAGAGACCGCACAACGCGGGTTTATTATTACAAACGACCCTATTTATTTAGAGCCTTACGACTCTGGAAGAGAAAACATAAACAACAGTTTTGCCGAATTAAAAGCACTAACTTTAGGCAATGAAGTTCAGCAAAAAAATCTAAAAGAATTAAGTGTTTTAATAGATAAGCGTATAGATGCTTTCGATAAATCGTTTCGTTTTTCGGCTGTTACAAACCTTGAAAATCCTAATTTTAAAGAATACTTTTTACAAGGAAAAAAACTCATGGACGAAGCCCGATTAAAGGTTGAAAACATGATTAGGTATGAAAATGACATCTTAAAAGAACGACAAAAAATTTATAAGGAGAATTCTCAAATTACTCCGCTATTTCTTTATTTATTGTTGCTAATTTCCTTACTATTAATGTTTTTAGCCTATAATAGAATTATTGAAAACTTAAAAAAACAAGAAAAAACAAATCAACAACTTACCTTATTTAAAGAATCTGCCAATCAATCTGAAATAGTTAGTAAACACGGTAATTGGGTTTGGAATCTTAATTCTAACACATTTAGTTTCTCTGATAATTTATATCGTTTATTAGGTGAAGCGCCACAAAGTTTCGAGCCTAACCTAGAAAATTTTTATAAATATGTGCATCCAGAAGATTTAGCAATGCTGCAACTGGACTTAGAAAAAATGAAAAATGAAAACGATCAACCTTTTTTACTTTTCAGAATTATAAATAAAAATAAAGACATAAAACATTTAAAGGCCTATGCCAAAATTATTATAAATTCTGAAGGCGAAAAGCAGTTAATTGGCACAACTACCGATATTACAGATGAAATTGAAAGTGTAAAACTTTTAGAACAACGTAATTTGGAATTAGAGAGAAATAATAAAGAATTATCGGCTTTTAACTATGTTGCCAGTCACGATTTACAGGAACCGCTAAGAAAAATTCAAACCTTTTTATCGCGTTTAGAAGACAAAGAAGCTAACACATTATCTGAATCTGGTTTAAAATATATTGAACGAATAAAAGTGGCATCGTCGAGAATGCGATTACTTATTGACGATTTATTACAATTTTCCAGAACAAATAAAGCCGATAAAGTTTTTGTAAAAAGCGACATTAACAACCTTATTGAAGATGCAAAACAAGATTTGGCAGAAATAATTCTGGAAGAAAAAGCTGTTTTTAATATGGCTTCTATACCCGAAATAAACGTCATTCCCTTCCAGATACAACAACTATTTGCTAATTTAATTAGCAACTCTTTAAAATATAAATCGCCAGAACGCATCCCAGAAATCTCAATAAAATATAAAAAAGTAAAATCGGCTAAAGATTCCAAACTTAGTAACGCTCCTAAAGGTAGTTACCATAAAATTACTTACAAAGACAATGGTATTGGTTTTAACAATGCCTACTCAGAAAAGATTTTCATTTTATTTAACCGACTTCATAACAAAGATGAATACACAGGCACAGGTATTGGACTGTCTATTTGTAAAAAAATAGTAGAAAACCATCAAGGTTATATTTTCGCAAAAGGAAAACCCCAAGTTGGAGCCACCTTTTTTATTTATTTACCTTTCAATAAGTAA
- a CDS encoding DUF1328 domain-containing protein: MLRWAITFIIIALIAGVLGFGGIAGAATGIAKILFFVFLVLFILSLIRGGVKK, from the coding sequence ATGTTACGTTGGGCAATCACATTTATTATTATAGCACTCATCGCGGGTGTGCTAGGCTTTGGAGGTATAGCTGGAGCCGCTACCGGAATAGCTAAAATTTTATTCTTTGTATTTCTGGTGCTTTTTATTCTATCGCTTATTAGAGGTGGCGTAAAAAAATAA
- a CDS encoding lmo0937 family membrane protein, giving the protein MRSLLYIIAVILVIGWALGFFVYSASGLIHILLVIAVIAILLRLIKG; this is encoded by the coding sequence ATGAGAAGTTTACTTTACATTATCGCCGTAATTCTTGTAATAGGATGGGCACTCGGGTTTTTCGTTTACAGCGCCAGCGGATTAATACATATTCTTTTAGTTATTGCTGTAATAGCGATTCTATTGCGATTAATTAAAGGATAA